In one Ictalurus punctatus breed USDA103 chromosome 19, Coco_2.0, whole genome shotgun sequence genomic region, the following are encoded:
- the lemd3 gene encoding inner nuclear membrane protein Man1 has translation MASVQLTDEELFTELKCLGFTPGPVTENTRPVYLKKLKKLREEQQQRSRGLKGRNGSSVNNSSSSTGGGGGNNGHTATGASALRSRPTASDVTHVNSTRSPGARPLLNEKRAHRSGKFVLGFSSDESDAEAPQKKGGLNHSLSRRDRGSALHSVRPTQETPTAAARRSTGLGLNSSSKSHLGFPESRRSALGSPWWTDRGKSSFEDSHCDVAADKDDGEPEDTDNLEVETERTGRTLNGSKGAYSNKLSGDYSDSDEEEDEEEERERRRERRLLSRRSVSKFTSTPYRSVWESGRVREKVADTMSGSTSLDMANEWGKDDGETSELTGSYLKNSRFTSVNGEESSSKNGGEAAANSGSFSSGLRPRFSPYNSLASTYAFNHSNHTGSNHNYSHKRKATGPEDELLEQFKRDEVSATGGFSAHYLSMFLLTAACLFFVLLGLMYLRMRGSGASDTVMGRGHPFGADFDQSYSHTEKDTILSLLLHLHDYLANTAGEHDCKDLNEPLNRSVSLSEATKYLKMQNKSYEGWIETAMEWIIRTGDICGIRLISDNPMQLVEDVSDITRLESTHPRMSFICRFRRAFFTVIYRVLLILAGIAIVYAVLRYMKYRWRREEEETRQMYDMVERIIDVLRSHNEACQENKDLQPYLPIPHVRDSLVQPQDRKKMKKVWARAETFLSRNESRIRTETQRIGGADFLVWRWLQPPLSCDKTCNMPSKVWQGKAFPLDRRNSPPNSLTPCLKIRNMFDPVMEVGENWHLAIQEAILEKCSDNDGIVHIAVDKNSREGCVYVKCLSAEHSGKAFKALHGSWFDGKLVTVKYLRLDRYHQRFPQALGCNTPLKPSSSSMNTMARLHQRSSTSSFLSFS, from the exons ATGGCGTCCGTGCAGCTAACGGACGAGGAGCTTTTCACCGAGTTAAAATGCCTTGGCTTTACCCCGGGCCCGGTTACGGAGAATACCCGGCCCGTGTACTTAAAAAAGCTCAAAAAGCTACGCGAGGAGCAACAACAGCGGTCCAGGGGCCTGAAAGGGAGAAACGGCAGCAGCgtcaacaacagcagcagcagcactggCGGCGGCGGTGGTAATAACGGCCACACAGCGACGGGAGCCTCGGCGTTACGGTCTCGGCCGACGGCCAGTGACGTCACACACGTGAACTCGACTCGAAGCCCAGGCGCTCGACCGCTTTTGAACGAAAAGCGAGCACACAGGAGCGGAAAGTTCGTCTTGGGATTTAGCTCAGACGAGTCAGACGCGGAGGCGCCGCAGAAGAAGGGAGGCCTGAACCACAGCCTCAGCAGGAGAGACCGAGGCTCGGCGCTACACTCGGTAAGGCCTACACAAGAGACACCTACCGCCGCCGCACGCAGAAGTACCGGTCTCGGTTTAAACAGTAGCAGCAAATCCCATCTCGGGTTTCCGGAGAGCAGGAGAAGCGCCCTCGGGTCTCCATGGTGGACAGACCGGGGGAAATCAAGCTTCGAGGACTCGCACTGCGATGTGGCAGCGGATAAGGATGACGGCGAGCCGGAGGACACGGACAATCTCGAAGTGGAGACCGAGAGGACCGGGAGGACTCTGAACGGTAGTAAAGGAGCTTACAGCAACAAGCTCTCTGGGGATTATTCTGATTCAGACGAagaggaagacgaggaggaGGAACGGGAACGCCGACGCGAGCGCCGTCTGCTCTCCAGACGGAGTGTGTCGAAGTTCACGTCCACTCCGTACAGAAGCGTCTGGGAGTCGGGGCGCGTCCGGGAAAAGGTGGCAGACACCATGTCCGGCTCGACCAGTCTAGACATGGCGAATGAGTGGGGGAAGGACGACGGAGAAACGAGCGAGTTGACCGGGAGCTATCTGAAAAACTCTCGGTTCACGAGTGTAAACGGCGAGGAGAGCAGCAGCAAAAACGGCGGGGAGGCCGCGGCGAACAGCGGGAGCTTCAGCTCCGGACTCAGACCTCGGTTTTCGCCCTATAACAGCCTGGCCTCGACGTACGCCTTCAACCACTCGAACCACACAGGCTCCAACCATAACTACAGCCACAAACGGAAGGCCACGGGTCCAGAGGATGAGCTGCTCGAGCAGTTTAAACGGGACGAGGTGTCGGCCACCGGCGGCTTCAGCGCACACTACCTGTCCATGTTCCTCCTGACCGCCGCCTGCCTCTTCTTCGTGCTGCTCGGCCTCATGTACCTGCGCATGCGGGGCTCTGGCGCCTCAGACACAGTTATGG GCAGAGGCCACCCATTTGGTGCAGATTTTGATCAATCATAT AGCCATACAGAGAAAGACACCATTCTCAGTCTTCTGCTCCATCTGCATGACTATCTGGCCAATACTGCAG GTGAACATGACTGCAAAGATCTCAATGAGCCATTAAACAGAAGTGTCTCCTTGTCTGAAGCCACCAAGTATCTGAAG ATGCAAAATAAAAGCTATGAAGGTTGGATAGAAACAGCCATGGAGTGGATCATTAGAACTGGAGATATTTGTGGTATAAG GCTGATTTCAGATAACCCTATGCAACTAGTGGAGGACGTGTCTGACATCACTCGTCTGGAGTCCACTCACCCTCGCATGTCCTTCATTTGCCGCTTTCGACGAGCCTTCTTCACTGTGATCTACAGAGTGCTCCTCATCCTTGCTG GAATTGCCATTGTTTATGCCGTACTGCGTTACATGAAGTACCGatggaggagggaggaggaggagaccaGGCAGATGTATGACATGGTGGAGAGAATCATAG ATGTCCTGAGGAGCCATAATGAAGCGTGCCAGGAGAATAAGGACCTGCAGCCTTATTTGCCCATTCCTCACGTGCGAGACTCTCTTGTTCAGCCTCAGGACAG gaagaagatgaagaaagtGTGGGCCAGAGCTGAGACTTTCCTCTCTCGAAACGAGTCTCGCATCCGGACAGAAACACAGAGGATTGGAGGAGCTGATTTCCTGGTGTGGCGGTGGCTCCAGCCTCCCTTATCTTGTGACAAGACGTGCAATATGCCTTCCAAAGTATGGCAGGGAAAAG catttcctCTGGATCGAAGGAATTCGCCACCAAACAGCTTAACACCATGTCTGAAAATTCGCAACATGTTTGATCCTGTAAT GGAGGTGGGGGAAAACTGGCATCTTGCCATTCAAGAAGCCATTTTGGAGAAATGCAGTGATAATGATGGGATCGTTCACATTGCTGTTGATAAGAATTCACGAGAG GGCTGCGTTTATGTGAAGTGCCTTTCAGCAGAGCactctgggaaggctttcaagGCACTGCATGGCTCTTGGTTTGATG GAAAGCTGGTGACTGTTAAGTATCTGCGTCTTGACCGCTACCACCAGCGTTTCCCACAGGCCTTGGGCTGTAACACACCCCTGAAACCGTCCAGCTCCAGCATGAACACCATGGCCCGGCTACACCAGCGCTCCAGCACATCCAGCTTCCTCAGTTTCTCCTGA